ATAGACTTCATCTTGGGCGATGGGGTGACCAAGGTGTGCCATGTGCACTCGAATCTGGTGGGTTCTGCCCGTTTCTAGATCCGCTTGGAGCAAGGTGTATCGACCGAACCTCTCCAACACGCTAAAGTGCGTAACGGCGGGCTTACCCTTTCCCTCGGGCAATACAGCCATCACCTTCCGATTCTGGGGATGTCTGCCAATGTTGGTCCTGATGGTCCCCCCATCTTCTTTGACATTGCCATGAACTATCGCCACGTATTGACGCTTGACAGTCTGTTCCTTAATCTGCCTGGCTAAGCCCAGGTGAGCTCGGTCGTTCTTGGCCACCACCAGTACTCCCGTCGTATCCTTGTCAAGGCGATGAACGATCCCGGGCCGAAGAACCCCCCCTATCCCAGACAACTGGGAACAATGGGCCAGCAGGGCATTGACCAAGGTACCATTGGGATTACCGGCGGCGGGATGGACCACCATTCCCCGAGGTTTATTGACGACGATAATGTGCTCGTCCTCGTAGAGCACATCCAGTGGGATCTCTTCCGGTTCCACTGCCAACGGTTTCGGAGGAGGGATCTCAACGACCACCCGCTCCCCTCCCATCAGTTTGTGACTAGACTTAACCGGTCGATGGTTCACCAATACCTGATTGTCATCGATGAGTTTCTGGCCAAAGGACCGGGAGGGTACAACTCCTTTCATCACCAGAAAGACATCAATCCTTTGACCGGCGGCTTCTGCCTCCACTTCCAGTTCCAAGACCTGTGCCATCGCCACGTTGCTCCCCTCCTAATCGGCCCTGAGCAAACTCCAGCCCACCAGTGTTAAACCTACACAGAGGGCAATATCTGCTCCGTTGAAGACTGGCCAAAACCCTACATCCAA
This sequence is a window from Bacillota bacterium. Protein-coding genes within it:
- a CDS encoding RluA family pseudouridine synthase; translated protein: MAQVLELEVEAEAAGQRIDVFLVMKGVVPSRSFGQKLIDDNQVLVNHRPVKSSHKLMGGERVVVEIPPPKPLAVEPEEIPLDVLYEDEHIIVVNKPRGMVVHPAAGNPNGTLVNALLAHCSQLSGIGGVLRPGIVHRLDKDTTGVLVVAKNDRAHLGLARQIKEQTVKRQYVAIVHGNVKEDGGTIRTNIGRHPQNRKVMAVLPEGKGKPAVTHFSVLERFGRYTLLQADLETGRTHQIRVHMAHLGHPIAQDEVYGPKRSGLPLKGQGLHARTLEFVHPIYGKIITCRAPLPEDFCAALEYLRKTLN